One window from the genome of Candidatus Didemnitutus sp. encodes:
- the corA gene encoding magnesium/cobalt transporter CorA yields the protein MIHSFIFSDGKLVGRDLELEALRLVRADKGLILWVDLDNPTEDEIKAILEGVFQFHPLAIEDCVAPSDLPKIEDYEDYLFMVTHAVDFNRKDKFATTELDMFLGKDYLVTFHRQPLRSITMLRERAAKNTALAPRGPDRLAHSCLDLMIDNFAPVLDELRNELDEIEEIMLHKDTSESFMQEMLHARKDFAKLRQIVRPQRDVIERLARGDTKMIRNTLLPYFRDLRDNLARFEDAANSYHERLMMAFDIYLNKAQFEANEGIKFLTALTAITLPAVLVGGWYGMNFEHMPELKSPHGYVWAAGLTIVSTLLMWAYLKKKRWM from the coding sequence ATGATTCACTCGTTCATCTTCAGCGACGGCAAACTGGTCGGCCGCGACCTCGAACTCGAGGCGCTCCGCCTCGTCCGCGCCGACAAAGGCCTCATCCTCTGGGTCGACCTCGACAACCCGACCGAAGACGAGATCAAAGCCATCCTCGAAGGCGTCTTCCAGTTCCACCCGCTCGCCATCGAGGACTGCGTCGCGCCGAGCGACCTGCCGAAGATCGAGGACTACGAGGACTACCTATTCATGGTCACGCACGCGGTCGACTTCAACCGCAAGGACAAGTTCGCCACCACCGAACTCGATATGTTCCTCGGCAAGGACTACCTCGTGACCTTTCACCGCCAGCCGCTGCGCTCCATCACGATGCTGCGCGAGCGCGCCGCGAAAAACACCGCGCTCGCCCCGCGCGGCCCCGACCGCCTCGCGCACAGCTGCCTCGACCTCATGATCGACAACTTCGCGCCCGTCCTCGACGAGTTGCGCAACGAACTCGACGAGATCGAGGAGATCATGCTGCACAAGGACACGTCCGAGTCGTTCATGCAGGAGATGCTCCACGCGCGGAAGGACTTCGCGAAACTCCGCCAGATCGTCCGCCCGCAACGCGACGTCATCGAACGTCTCGCCCGCGGCGACACCAAGATGATCCGCAACACGCTGCTGCCCTACTTCCGCGACCTGCGCGACAACCTCGCACGCTTCGAAGACGCCGCCAACAGCTACCACGAGCGCCTGATGATGGCCTTCGACATCTACCTCAACAAAGCCCAGTTCGAGGCCAACGAAGGCATCAAGTTCCTCACCGCGCTCACGGCCATCACCCTCCCCGCCGTCCTCGTTGGCGGCTGGTATGGCATGAACTTCGAGCACATGCCCGAGCTCAAATCGCCCCACGGCTACGTCTGGGCAGCGGGACTGACGATCGTCTCCACCCTGCTGATGTGGGCCTACCTCAAGAAAAAGCGCTGGATGTGA
- a CDS encoding M20/M25/M40 family metallo-hydrolase, translated as MRLLPLFAAAALATALCAQEKPAATTAAPVDPDAQMLRRIYDAALVDSPAYENLRELTTRFPGRLAGSPAYHGAEQWGEEVLKKIGCDRTELQPTMVPHWERGAAESVRVVRANGQSAALSAVALGGSVPTPAGGLTAPVVELHSLDELATADVKGKIVFFNGAMNPRYVNPGQAYGESGRQRNQGPAEAAKHGAVGVLVRSLTHRLDDVPHTGNTTYLPDVPRIPAAALSTVAANELSTALKADSTLQVAMQINSSWHDDWPAANVIGEIRGSESPEKIILVGGHLDSWDIAPGAHDDGAGIVQSIDVLRILKTIGYTPKHTIRAVLFAGEENSLRGAIKYAEIAGEKKEVHLLALETDGGGFSARGFNIGNAAGDAHLKAARFKPLFEPYGVFIFQAGRGGADVGPLMAKGNTVAGLIPEAQRYFDIHHTREDTIDKVNKRELELGTAAMAALIYLVDQHGL; from the coding sequence ATGCGCCTACTCCCGCTGTTCGCCGCCGCCGCGCTCGCCACCGCGCTTTGCGCCCAGGAAAAACCCGCCGCGACCACCGCGGCCCCGGTCGACCCCGACGCCCAGATGCTCCGCCGCATCTACGACGCCGCGCTCGTCGACAGCCCCGCCTACGAAAACCTCCGCGAACTCACCACGCGCTTCCCCGGCCGCCTCGCCGGTTCGCCCGCCTACCACGGCGCCGAGCAATGGGGTGAAGAAGTCCTCAAAAAAATCGGCTGCGACCGCACCGAACTCCAACCGACCATGGTGCCGCACTGGGAACGCGGTGCCGCCGAGTCCGTCCGCGTCGTTCGCGCCAACGGCCAATCCGCCGCCCTCTCCGCCGTCGCCCTCGGCGGCTCCGTGCCGACTCCCGCCGGCGGCCTCACCGCACCGGTCGTCGAACTCCACTCGCTCGACGAACTCGCGACCGCCGACGTGAAGGGCAAAATCGTTTTCTTCAACGGCGCGATGAACCCGCGCTACGTCAACCCCGGTCAAGCCTACGGCGAATCCGGTCGCCAGCGCAACCAAGGCCCCGCCGAAGCCGCCAAGCACGGTGCCGTCGGCGTCCTCGTCCGCTCGCTCACCCATCGCCTCGACGACGTCCCGCACACCGGCAACACCACCTACCTGCCCGACGTCCCTCGCATTCCCGCCGCCGCCCTCAGCACCGTCGCCGCCAACGAACTCAGCACCGCACTCAAAGCCGACTCCACGCTCCAAGTCGCCATGCAGATCAACTCCTCGTGGCACGACGACTGGCCCGCCGCCAACGTCATCGGCGAAATCCGCGGCTCCGAGTCGCCCGAGAAGATCATCCTCGTCGGCGGCCACCTCGACAGCTGGGACATCGCCCCCGGCGCGCACGACGACGGCGCCGGCATCGTCCAATCCATCGACGTCCTCCGCATCCTCAAGACCATCGGCTACACGCCCAAGCACACCATCCGCGCCGTCCTCTTCGCCGGCGAAGAAAACAGCCTCCGCGGCGCCATCAAATACGCCGAGATCGCGGGCGAGAAAAAGGAAGTTCACCTCCTCGCCCTCGAGACCGACGGCGGCGGCTTCTCCGCCCGCGGCTTCAACATCGGCAACGCCGCCGGCGACGCCCACCTCAAAGCCGCGCGCTTCAAGCCCCTCTTCGAACCCTACGGCGTCTTCATCTTCCAGGCCGGCCGCGGCGGCGCCGACGTCGGCCCGCTCATGGCCAAGGGCAACACCGTCGCCGGCCTCATCCCCGAGGCGCAGCGCTACTTCGACATCCACCACACCCGCGAGGACACCATCGACAAGGTGAACAAGCGCGAACTCGAACTCGGCACCGCCGCCATGGCCGCCCTCATCTACCTCGTCGACCAGCACGGTTTGTGA
- a CDS encoding MFS transporter: MNALLRDPRAQRLIAANVTSSIGSGVTIIAVPWLLVNRPGGSQIYGWATALTTLAIFAFAPYYGAWVDRHSRKTMLLLSEIFGATATLAMALTGFIRGEFATWQLVTVYFCGMFYYTLHFPAKFAFIQQIFGRAHYQSLTSVMEIQGQTASMLAGGLASLLIDHVSLTTILLLDASTYLVSFVLQSTIPYEATHQTAETKNSPAPNAWRAVGEAWSWLRERPALSAFLLCSFVPFLGIMVSNYLFPIYVASTLHETPGVYGRGEMIFALGAIAAGVCVPFLTARFNHARTTVALAAVFLVGLALLAVWPRTLPFYAAMVFLGLGNAGVRVARNVIVLEAVPNALMGRIHVFFLVAERSLRTVLILLMTALVDVHGAPLCFALLLLVAAAAFVGMLRSRPAAEAAQAAPAH; the protein is encoded by the coding sequence ATGAACGCCCTCCTGCGCGACCCACGCGCCCAGCGCCTCATCGCGGCCAACGTCACTTCCTCGATCGGCTCCGGCGTCACGATCATCGCTGTGCCGTGGCTGCTCGTGAACCGCCCCGGCGGCTCGCAAATCTACGGCTGGGCCACCGCGCTCACCACGCTCGCGATCTTCGCCTTCGCCCCCTACTACGGCGCGTGGGTCGACCGCCACTCGCGCAAGACGATGCTGCTGTTGAGCGAGATCTTCGGCGCCACCGCCACGCTCGCCATGGCGCTCACGGGCTTCATCCGCGGCGAGTTCGCCACGTGGCAACTCGTCACCGTCTACTTCTGCGGCATGTTCTACTACACGCTGCATTTCCCGGCGAAATTCGCGTTCATCCAACAGATCTTCGGCCGCGCCCACTACCAGTCGCTCACCAGCGTGATGGAAATCCAGGGCCAGACCGCCTCCATGCTCGCCGGCGGCCTCGCCTCGCTGCTCATCGATCACGTCAGCCTGACCACCATCCTCCTGCTCGACGCGTCGACCTACCTCGTGAGCTTCGTGCTCCAATCCACGATCCCCTACGAAGCCACGCACCAAACCGCCGAAACGAAAAACTCACCCGCCCCGAACGCCTGGCGCGCCGTCGGCGAGGCATGGTCGTGGCTGCGCGAACGCCCCGCGCTCTCGGCCTTCCTGCTCTGCTCCTTCGTGCCGTTCCTCGGCATCATGGTGAGCAACTACCTGTTTCCGATCTACGTCGCCTCGACGCTCCACGAGACACCCGGCGTCTACGGCCGCGGCGAAATGATCTTCGCCCTCGGCGCCATCGCCGCCGGCGTGTGCGTGCCCTTCCTCACCGCCCGCTTCAACCACGCGCGCACCACCGTCGCCCTCGCCGCCGTTTTCCTCGTCGGCCTGGCTCTCCTCGCCGTCTGGCCGCGCACGCTGCCCTTTTACGCCGCGATGGTTTTCCTCGGCCTCGGCAACGCCGGCGTGCGCGTCGCCCGCAACGTCATCGTGCTCGAAGCCGTGCCCAATGCCCTCATGGGCCGCATCCACGTTTTCTTCCTCGTCGCCGAGCGCTCGCTCCGCACCGTGCTCATCCTGCTCATGACCGCCCTCGTCGACGTCCACGGCGCGCCGCTGTGCTTCGCACTGCTGCTGCTCGTCGCCGCCGCCGCCTTTGTCGGCATGCTCCGCTCCCGCCCCGCCGCCGAAGCCGCCCAAGCCGCGCCGGCGCACTAG
- a CDS encoding glycosyltransferase, with protein MPRRVLLHSHHRTFKVRYPWRTEGIAQALAAAGSEVTILCTADTARWRRRESAHDGVRFVEVPDLLRGRQRSGWDLWSAWHRHTWLRRQHFDLIHCLDTRPAVIHPTLAHLRRAPSPLVIDWADWWGRGGLIEENRPAWYRFAFERLETHYEERYRRHADATTVIARGLAERAVGLGVPRDSIFWLPNGCAPQRIPVVPPATHRAEFGLPADAFVVGFNAADVTIGFSLVLAAFAQAAAALPQAHLLLTGNLPTDARALLARTPHADRVHALGFVATDAYTCALTCADVFLLPFTDRPANRGRWPGRINDYLSTGRPIVTQPFGEMETLLREEPIGLLADDTPSAVAAALTTLACDPLRRAALGRHARHLAETRLSWPELSATLEAAYACAERRRVASK; from the coding sequence ATGCCCCGGCGCGTCCTCCTCCACAGCCATCATCGCACCTTCAAGGTGCGCTACCCGTGGCGCACCGAGGGCATCGCACAGGCGCTGGCGGCAGCGGGAAGCGAAGTGACGATCCTTTGCACCGCCGACACCGCTCGCTGGCGCCGTCGCGAGTCCGCGCACGACGGCGTGCGCTTCGTCGAAGTGCCCGACCTGCTCCGCGGCCGCCAGCGCTCCGGCTGGGATCTGTGGAGCGCCTGGCACCGCCACACCTGGCTGCGCCGCCAGCACTTCGACCTCATCCACTGCCTCGACACGCGGCCCGCCGTCATCCATCCGACGCTCGCGCACCTCCGCCGCGCGCCGAGCCCGCTCGTGATCGATTGGGCCGATTGGTGGGGCCGCGGCGGACTCATCGAGGAAAACCGTCCCGCGTGGTATCGCTTCGCGTTCGAGCGTCTCGAAACCCACTACGAGGAGCGCTACCGTCGCCACGCCGACGCCACCACCGTCATCGCGCGCGGACTCGCCGAACGCGCCGTCGGCCTCGGCGTGCCGCGCGACTCCATTTTTTGGCTGCCCAACGGTTGCGCGCCGCAACGCATCCCCGTCGTTCCGCCAGCGACGCACCGCGCCGAGTTCGGTCTTCCGGCCGACGCGTTCGTCGTCGGGTTCAATGCCGCGGATGTGACGATCGGCTTCTCGCTCGTGCTCGCGGCCTTCGCCCAAGCCGCCGCAGCTCTGCCGCAGGCGCATCTGCTCCTCACGGGCAATCTTCCCACCGACGCCCGCGCGCTGCTGGCACGAACGCCGCACGCAGACCGCGTCCACGCGCTCGGTTTCGTCGCAACCGACGCCTACACCTGCGCATTGACCTGCGCCGACGTTTTCCTGCTCCCGTTCACCGATCGCCCTGCGAACCGCGGTCGCTGGCCCGGTCGCATCAACGACTATCTCTCCACCGGCCGCCCGATCGTGACGCAGCCGTTCGGTGAAATGGAAACGCTCCTGCGCGAGGAGCCTATCGGCCTGCTCGCCGACGATACGCCCTCCGCCGTCGCCGCAGCGCTCACAACGCTCGCCTGCGATCCCCTGCGCCGCGCCGCGCTCGGCCGGCACGCGCGCCATCTCGCCGAAACCCGGCTGAGCTGGCCCGAGCTCTCTGCCACGCTCGAAGCCGCATACGCGTGCGCCGAGCGTCGCCGCGTCGCCTCAAAATAG
- a CDS encoding 3'-5' exonuclease, protein MGTWSDTPIHFIDFEGNRTSGILEFGVVTLRGGTIAETRMRSCAATGRVAPEDTAVHGLRAESVQGELPFVHEWEFFAALRESGPLAAHFATAENSLLKSVWPYPRTAPDFARPGRDAHEWGPWIDTGRLYPQAFPQFGEAKLERLVAAAGLQAELDLLAAAHCPPHRRRYHAALYDALAGAVLLRDLLRRPEFARATIPWLLQTSTLDSERRGAMQQGDLF, encoded by the coding sequence GTGGGCACATGGTCGGACACGCCGATTCACTTCATCGACTTCGAGGGCAACCGCACGTCGGGCATCCTCGAATTCGGCGTGGTCACGCTGCGCGGCGGCACGATTGCCGAGACCCGCATGCGGAGTTGCGCGGCGACGGGGCGCGTCGCGCCGGAGGACACCGCGGTGCACGGGCTGCGCGCCGAAAGCGTGCAGGGCGAGCTGCCGTTCGTGCATGAGTGGGAGTTTTTCGCGGCGTTGCGCGAGAGCGGGCCCCTGGCGGCGCACTTTGCCACGGCGGAGAACTCGCTCCTGAAATCGGTCTGGCCGTATCCGCGCACCGCGCCGGATTTCGCGCGCCCGGGGCGCGACGCGCACGAATGGGGGCCGTGGATCGACACGGGACGGCTGTATCCGCAGGCGTTCCCGCAGTTCGGCGAGGCGAAGCTCGAGCGGCTCGTCGCGGCCGCGGGGTTGCAGGCCGAGCTCGACCTGCTGGCGGCGGCGCATTGTCCGCCGCACCGCCGCCGGTATCACGCCGCGCTTTACGATGCGCTGGCGGGGGCGGTGCTGCTGCGGGATTTGTTGCGTCGGCCGGAGTTCGCGCGCGCGACGATTCCGTGGTTGCTGCAGACCAGCACGCTCGATTCCGAGCGTCGCGGCGCGATGCAACAGGGCGACCTATTTTGA
- the hisN gene encoding histidinol-phosphatase, with the protein MHLAAERAFLLELARASGDFIRPLFGRHDIAVELKGDLTPVTAADRGAEELLRRMIKARFPAHGILGEEFGPENVDAEFVWVLDPVDGTKSFVTGVPLFGTLIALLHHGQPVLGCIHQPILRQLVVGDGTSTTLNGSPVRCRATRTLADSTLLTCDWVNPSVHQNGPAFDRLSRAVKLARTWGDAYGYLLLATGWADVVVDPIMNPWDIAALVPVIRGAGGVITDWQGGAAYPATSTIAAATPELHAATLAALKG; encoded by the coding sequence ATGCACCTCGCCGCCGAACGCGCTTTCCTCCTCGAACTCGCCCGCGCCAGCGGCGACTTCATCCGCCCGCTCTTCGGCCGGCATGACATCGCGGTCGAGTTGAAGGGCGACCTCACGCCGGTCACCGCCGCCGACCGCGGCGCAGAGGAATTGCTCCGCCGGATGATCAAGGCGCGCTTCCCGGCGCACGGGATTCTCGGTGAAGAGTTCGGCCCGGAAAACGTCGATGCCGAGTTCGTCTGGGTGCTCGATCCGGTCGACGGCACGAAGTCCTTTGTCACCGGCGTCCCGCTGTTCGGCACGCTCATCGCCTTGCTGCACCACGGCCAACCCGTGCTCGGCTGCATTCACCAGCCGATCCTGCGTCAACTCGTCGTCGGCGACGGCACGAGCACCACGCTAAACGGCTCGCCCGTGCGCTGCCGTGCGACGCGCACGCTCGCGGACTCGACCCTGCTCACCTGCGATTGGGTGAACCCGTCCGTCCACCAAAACGGCCCGGCCTTCGACCGCCTCTCGCGCGCCGTGAAACTCGCGCGCACCTGGGGCGACGCCTACGGCTATCTGTTGCTCGCGACCGGCTGGGCCGACGTGGTCGTCGATCCGATCATGAATCCCTGGGACATCGCCGCGCTCGTGCCCGTCATCCGCGGCGCCGGTGGCGTCATCACCGATTGGCAAGGCGGCGCGGCTTACCCCGCGACCTCGACGATCGCCGCCGCGACGCCGGAGCTGCATGCCGCGACGCTCGCGGCATTGAAGGGATGA
- a CDS encoding LamG domain-containing protein — protein sequence MKLVFRLALLGSCLAATLSAQTILAQWRFGEGDAGATNGGAVGATTTATVGSDLSLVSGAATYANSTPGGGSTLSVDMNAAAQFSTAAYTALTNGSSFIMEMWFKPTSVTGDQYLLYNGDTSNNGIGLYLHNSGVQLLQGGHVDETANATVSAGQWNYAALVWDAGTARVYVNDISAPTFTAGRSINDPTGTFVLGINYAGGVDEARISTFTSGTFNTSMLNYASVSAVPEPSTYAALAGVAALGLVAWRRRQARA from the coding sequence ATGAAACTCGTCTTCCGTCTCGCTCTCCTTGGCTCGTGTCTCGCCGCGACACTCTCCGCCCAAACCATTCTCGCGCAGTGGCGCTTCGGCGAAGGCGATGCCGGTGCGACGAATGGCGGCGCCGTCGGCGCGACGACGACCGCGACCGTCGGCAGCGATCTCTCGCTCGTCTCCGGCGCAGCGACCTACGCGAACTCCACGCCCGGTGGCGGTTCGACGCTGTCCGTCGACATGAACGCTGCGGCGCAATTCAGCACGGCGGCCTACACGGCGCTGACGAACGGTTCCTCGTTCATCATGGAAATGTGGTTCAAGCCGACGAGCGTCACGGGCGACCAGTATTTGCTCTACAACGGCGACACGAGCAACAACGGCATCGGCCTCTATCTGCACAACTCCGGCGTGCAACTGCTGCAGGGCGGTCACGTCGACGAAACCGCGAACGCCACCGTGTCGGCCGGACAGTGGAACTACGCGGCGCTCGTGTGGGACGCCGGCACGGCGCGCGTCTACGTGAACGACATCAGCGCGCCGACGTTCACGGCGGGGCGCTCGATCAACGATCCGACAGGCACGTTCGTGCTGGGCATCAACTACGCGGGCGGCGTGGACGAGGCGCGCATCTCCACGTTCACCTCGGGCACGTTCAACACCTCGATGTTGAACTACGCTTCGGTCAGCGCCGTGCCTGAGCCGTCGACTTATGCGGCACTCGCGGGTGTCGCGGCGCTCGGCCTGGTCGCGTGGCGACGCCGGCAGGCCCGAGCCTGA
- a CDS encoding response regulator transcription factor, which translates to MISVSFVLHQPAARMAAAAAFAASDDMLVLDCGGTVWEAQAFLRARPPRVAFVELALGDEDGAALLAEVAEALPATSVIAVGTGAVEAIRALRGGAIGFLEGASATPAEWLAAAREAHLGGAPLSRGVARFVVTALARERGAGAARPVLTPRERDVLAQLATGATYRRIGGQLGISEDTVRAHIRGIYRKLRVRTRDEAISRRAELEAAAPEVWREVAC; encoded by the coding sequence GTGATCAGCGTCTCGTTCGTTCTCCATCAACCGGCGGCCCGCATGGCGGCGGCGGCGGCGTTTGCGGCGAGCGATGACATGCTGGTGCTGGATTGCGGCGGCACGGTGTGGGAGGCGCAGGCTTTTCTCCGGGCGCGGCCGCCGCGCGTCGCCTTCGTGGAACTGGCGCTGGGCGACGAGGACGGCGCGGCATTGCTGGCCGAAGTGGCGGAGGCGTTGCCGGCGACGTCGGTGATCGCGGTGGGGACGGGCGCGGTGGAGGCGATCCGTGCGCTGCGTGGCGGGGCGATCGGTTTTCTCGAAGGTGCGAGCGCGACTCCCGCGGAGTGGCTCGCGGCGGCACGCGAGGCGCATCTCGGCGGCGCGCCGCTGTCGCGCGGCGTGGCGCGCTTTGTGGTGACAGCACTCGCCCGCGAACGCGGGGCGGGCGCAGCGCGGCCGGTGCTCACGCCCCGCGAGCGCGACGTGCTCGCGCAACTCGCGACCGGCGCGACCTATCGCCGCATCGGCGGGCAGCTCGGGATTTCCGAGGATACGGTGCGGGCGCACATCCGCGGAATCTACCGCAAGCTGCGCGTGCGGACGCGCGACGAGGCGATCTCGCGCCGGGCCGAGCTGGAAGCCGCCGCTCCCGAGGTCTGGCGCGAGGTCGCATGCTAG
- a CDS encoding HAMP domain-containing histidine kinase, with protein sequence MTDAALSRQASRLRFDDPALETRFRADHDERSLRQWRIAAGLGAAAVIAIGIFYDINSASSARVESFGRFGLVLPWFALMFAFTFWHRQRPHLQLVGALCCTGAVSFYFLTQCFAVATQMRLTYSLTVSLFSLNSQFLVAVAVAVPLITRAVAVTLFATTALSYVFIRAAYPAAARDFLLHQTILQQVATVGLISLVLIAVTWARERLQRLSFAQQEQLAAMNAELARLNAEKNEFMAIAAHDLRAPLASVGGAAEQLAPRASDPALARGLALIADQTRRMLALVNDYLGAHAAESGQLPVRLAPLELGQIARDAAQRHAATAAAKRQRLELGGADAGVRIAADATLLAQVVDNFVTNALKFSPAGATIRLEIQTADGHPRARLAVIDQGPGIAADEQAKLFRKFGRASTRPTGGESSHGLGLAVAKRLAEASGGNVGCDSETGRGATFWVELPRSA encoded by the coding sequence ATGACCGACGCCGCTCTCTCCCGGCAGGCGAGCCGCCTGCGCTTCGACGATCCTGCCCTCGAAACCCGTTTCCGCGCGGACCACGACGAACGCTCGCTCCGCCAATGGCGCATCGCCGCCGGCCTCGGCGCCGCGGCCGTGATCGCGATCGGGATCTTCTACGACATCAACAGCGCCAGCTCGGCCCGCGTGGAGAGCTTCGGCCGCTTCGGCCTCGTGCTGCCGTGGTTCGCACTGATGTTCGCGTTTACCTTCTGGCACCGCCAGCGCCCGCACTTGCAACTCGTCGGCGCGCTCTGCTGCACCGGTGCCGTCTCGTTCTATTTTCTGACGCAGTGCTTCGCGGTCGCGACGCAGATGCGTCTGACCTACTCGCTCACCGTCAGCCTGTTCTCGCTCAACAGCCAGTTTCTCGTCGCCGTCGCCGTCGCGGTGCCGCTGATCACGCGCGCGGTGGCGGTCACCTTGTTCGCCACGACCGCCCTCAGCTATGTGTTCATTCGCGCCGCCTATCCCGCCGCCGCGCGCGATTTTCTCCTCCACCAGACGATCCTGCAGCAAGTCGCGACCGTCGGCCTGATCTCGCTCGTCCTCATCGCCGTCACCTGGGCACGCGAGCGCTTGCAGCGCCTCTCCTTCGCCCAGCAGGAACAACTCGCCGCGATGAACGCCGAGCTCGCGCGCCTCAACGCCGAGAAAAACGAATTCATGGCCATCGCCGCCCATGACTTGCGCGCCCCGCTCGCCAGCGTCGGCGGCGCCGCCGAGCAACTCGCGCCCCGCGCCTCCGACCCCGCCCTCGCTCGCGGCCTCGCGCTCATCGCCGACCAAACGCGGCGCATGCTCGCCCTCGTCAACGACTACCTCGGCGCGCACGCCGCCGAGAGCGGCCAGCTGCCTGTGCGCCTCGCCCCGCTGGAGCTCGGCCAGATCGCCCGCGACGCCGCGCAACGCCACGCCGCCACCGCCGCCGCCAAGCGCCAGCGCCTCGAACTCGGCGGCGCGGACGCCGGCGTGCGCATCGCAGCCGACGCCACGCTGCTCGCCCAAGTCGTCGACAATTTCGTCACCAACGCCCTCAAATTCAGTCCCGCCGGCGCTACCATTCGCCTCGAGATCCAGACCGCCGACGGCCACCCGCGCGCGCGCCTCGCCGTCATCGACCAAGGCCCCGGCATCGCCGCCGACGAGCAGGCGAAACTCTTCCGCAAATTCGGCCGCGCCAGCACCCGACCCACCGGCGGCGAATCCTCCCACGGCCTCGGCCTCGCCGTCGCCAAACGCCTCGCCGAAGCCAGCGGCGGCAATGTGGGCTGTGACAGTGAAACTGGCCGCGGCGCGACGTTCTGGGTTGAACTGCCCCGCTCCGCCTAA
- a CDS encoding response regulator transcription factor codes for MPPAPPSRVRVALIEDDVPFRSFVAGLLNESSRYETVAQADSAEAAATWSAQLRPDLALVDIALPGASGTIAVRQLLEKFPALTIVMLTARTDDDSILDAIKAGAVGYIVKGTHSAELVAALDDAGAGGAPMSPAIARRVLALMRDTPSPAAQMSAQRAGGSPLQPLTPREHDVLSLVATGASDKEAAARLGISVSAVKQHLANIYAKWRVRSRTEAAIKFTQAGR; via the coding sequence ATGCCTCCCGCCCCGCCTTCCCGCGTCCGCGTCGCCTTGATCGAGGACGACGTCCCGTTCCGGAGTTTCGTGGCCGGGCTGCTGAACGAATCCTCGCGCTACGAAACCGTCGCCCAAGCCGATTCCGCCGAGGCCGCCGCGACGTGGTCGGCGCAACTCCGGCCCGATCTCGCGCTCGTGGACATCGCACTGCCCGGCGCATCGGGCACGATCGCGGTCCGGCAACTGTTGGAAAAATTTCCCGCCCTCACGATCGTCATGCTCACCGCGCGCACCGACGACGATTCCATCCTCGACGCCATCAAGGCCGGCGCCGTCGGCTACATCGTCAAGGGCACGCACTCCGCCGAACTCGTGGCCGCGCTCGACGACGCCGGTGCCGGCGGCGCGCCCATGTCGCCCGCGATCGCCCGGCGCGTCCTCGCGTTGATGCGCGACACGCCGTCGCCCGCAGCCCAGATGAGCGCGCAACGCGCCGGCGGCAGCCCGCTGCAACCGCTCACGCCGCGCGAACACGACGTGCTCTCGCTCGTCGCCACCGGAGCCTCGGACAAGGAGGCCGCGGCGCGCCTCGGCATTTCCGTCTCCGCCGTGAAGCAGCACCTCGCCAACATCTACGCGAAGTGGCGCGTGCGTTCCCGCACCGAGGCCGCGATCAAGTTCACGCAAGCCGGCCGGTGA
- the queF gene encoding preQ(1) synthase → MADPKILETFPNPAPHRDFLIEHTHHEFTSVCPMTGHPDFANITVRYVADKACVELKSLKLYFHAYRNEGIFFEAATNKICDELGAALKPRSLTIIADWKARGGFSSRITAEWKPARKKKR, encoded by the coding sequence ATGGCCGACCCGAAAATTCTCGAGACCTTTCCGAATCCCGCGCCGCATCGCGATTTTCTCATCGAGCACACACATCATGAGTTCACGTCGGTGTGCCCGATGACCGGCCATCCCGACTTCGCCAACATCACGGTGCGCTACGTGGCGGACAAAGCCTGTGTCGAGCTGAAGTCGCTCAAACTCTACTTCCACGCGTATCGCAACGAGGGCATCTTCTTCGAGGCGGCGACGAACAAGATTTGCGACGAGCTCGGCGCGGCGCTCAAGCCGCGCAGCCTGACTATCATCGCCGACTGGAAGGCGCGCGGCGGCTTCAGCTCGCGCATCACGGCGGAGTGGAAGCCGGCGCGGAAGAAAAAGCGTTGA